One region of Skermanella mucosa genomic DNA includes:
- a CDS encoding transcriptional regulator GcvA, with the protein MGRRLPPLNAIRAFEAAARHLSFTRAAEELNVTQAAISHQIKGLEDVLGVPLFRRLNRALVLTEAGQGYLPPLREALDQIADATAKLKAADGGGSLTISTIASFAAKWLVPRLPRFQERHPHLDVLLSTTPQMVDFTQQDVDAAIRFGRGGWDGVRAEKLLTEDIFPVCSPALLESPKHLRKPEDLAGFTLLHDDFLIGWTMWLQSAGVRGVDAARGPRFTDSALVLQAAVAGHGIALARRVLAADDLDAGRLVAPFGITLPTELAYYFVAPPRYFDRPKVAAFYDWVCGEARDYRKAEDRAGTAAALVNGAGQSL; encoded by the coding sequence ATGGGCCGCCGCCTGCCACCGCTGAACGCCATACGCGCCTTCGAGGCCGCCGCGCGCCATCTCAGCTTCACCCGGGCGGCGGAGGAGCTGAACGTGACCCAGGCCGCGATCAGCCACCAGATCAAGGGGCTGGAGGACGTGCTGGGCGTGCCGCTGTTCCGGCGGCTCAACCGGGCGCTGGTGCTGACCGAGGCCGGCCAGGGCTACCTGCCGCCGCTGCGGGAAGCGCTGGACCAGATCGCCGACGCGACGGCGAAGCTCAAGGCCGCCGACGGCGGCGGCTCGCTCACCATCAGCACCATCGCCTCCTTCGCCGCCAAATGGCTCGTCCCCCGGCTGCCTCGTTTCCAGGAGCGACACCCCCACCTGGACGTCCTGCTGTCCACGACGCCGCAGATGGTCGATTTCACCCAGCAGGACGTGGATGCGGCGATCCGGTTCGGGCGCGGCGGCTGGGACGGGGTGCGGGCGGAGAAGCTTCTGACCGAGGACATCTTCCCGGTCTGCTCGCCCGCCCTGCTCGAAAGCCCCAAACACCTGCGCAAGCCGGAAGACCTGGCCGGGTTCACCCTGCTGCACGACGATTTCCTGATCGGCTGGACCATGTGGCTCCAGTCGGCCGGCGTGCGCGGCGTGGACGCGGCCCGCGGTCCCCGCTTCACGGATTCGGCCCTGGTGCTTCAGGCCGCGGTGGCCGGCCACGGCATCGCCCTGGCGCGGCGCGTGCTGGCGGCCGACGACCTGGATGCCGGCCGGCTGGTCGCTCCCTTCGGTATCACCCTGCCGACCGAGCTGGCCTATTACTTCGTGGCCCCGCCCCGCTACTTCGACCGGCCCAAGGTGGCGGCCTTCTATGACTGGGTTTGCGGCGAGGCCCGTGACTACAGGAAGGCAGAGGATCGCGCGGGCACGGCGGCCGCGCTTGTCAACGGCGCCGGCCAGTCCCTATAA
- a CDS encoding transglycosylase SLT domain-containing protein — translation MSRNHHDTDRAARRAAPLLTACMTAALLTGCVTGLAGREGEPLEPRVTAGTRAAPVVQAVYPIAATAPPVPLGPSAEEQRAMAMLAEAVSDMHTEMWGQCAAFWGEENALLPTRKEWVFYEDGWLSRGVSDFEHGEFLAQVLVEPEDEAGAGEAAGLERLRKVVDRALTDTSTDLPGRDRVLEKAMGMMEEQGMPLPPDWADAAGPEEPGGRAVLAEILPADTARSLSPETVTRTAVVGEDGRERTMLSYRIPFTEGAYAKLAARYAEAVFRESGEFGIPPSLILAVIETESAFNPRARSHIPAFGLMQLVPTSGGLDAHRFVNGESAPMLNPETLYDVDTNVKLGTAYLKLLDTRYLKDVEHPESRLYSAIAAYNTGAGNVARAFNGTTNIGRAAPLINQLPPEEVFDHLSERLPFEETRRYLVKVTEARRRYRDWDRAAEESETVAQAAVDPDVETR, via the coding sequence ATGTCCAGGAACCATCATGACACCGACCGGGCCGCGCGCCGCGCGGCACCGCTCCTGACGGCCTGCATGACGGCGGCTCTCCTCACCGGCTGCGTGACCGGGCTGGCCGGCAGGGAGGGCGAACCCCTGGAGCCGCGGGTCACCGCCGGAACTCGGGCAGCCCCCGTGGTGCAGGCGGTCTATCCCATCGCCGCGACGGCACCTCCGGTGCCTCTGGGACCCTCCGCGGAGGAGCAGCGGGCCATGGCCATGCTGGCGGAGGCGGTCAGCGACATGCATACCGAGATGTGGGGGCAATGCGCCGCTTTCTGGGGCGAGGAGAACGCCCTCCTGCCGACCCGCAAGGAGTGGGTCTTCTACGAGGACGGCTGGCTGAGCCGCGGCGTCTCGGACTTCGAGCACGGGGAGTTCCTGGCCCAGGTCCTGGTCGAGCCGGAAGACGAGGCGGGCGCGGGGGAAGCGGCGGGGCTGGAGCGCCTTCGCAAGGTCGTGGACAGGGCGCTGACCGACACGTCTACCGACCTGCCGGGGCGCGACCGTGTCCTGGAGAAAGCCATGGGCATGATGGAGGAGCAGGGCATGCCCTTGCCCCCGGACTGGGCGGACGCCGCCGGCCCGGAGGAGCCCGGCGGCCGGGCCGTGCTGGCCGAGATCCTGCCGGCCGATACCGCCCGGAGCCTGTCGCCCGAAACGGTGACGAGGACCGCCGTCGTCGGCGAGGACGGCCGGGAGCGCACCATGCTGAGCTACCGCATTCCCTTCACGGAAGGAGCCTATGCGAAACTGGCCGCGCGGTACGCGGAGGCGGTGTTCCGGGAATCCGGCGAGTTCGGCATCCCGCCCTCGCTGATCCTCGCGGTCATCGAGACGGAGAGCGCCTTCAACCCGCGCGCCCGTTCCCATATCCCGGCCTTCGGCCTGATGCAGTTGGTGCCGACCAGCGGCGGGCTGGACGCCCATCGGTTCGTCAACGGCGAGTCCGCCCCGATGCTCAACCCCGAAACGCTGTATGACGTCGATACCAACGTCAAGCTCGGCACCGCCTACCTGAAGCTGCTGGATACCCGCTACCTGAAGGATGTCGAGCATCCTGAAAGCCGGCTCTACAGCGCCATCGCCGCCTACAACACGGGGGCGGGCAACGTGGCGCGGGCGTTCAACGGCACGACGAACATCGGAAGGGCGGCTCCCCTAATCAACCAGCTCCCGCCGGAGGAGGTGTTCGACCATCTCAGCGAGCGGCTGCCCTTCGAGGAGACCCGGCGTTACCTGGTGAAGGTGACCGAGGCCCGCAGGCGCTACCGGGACTGGGACCGGGCTGCGGAGGAATCGGAAACGGTGGCCCAGGCCGCCGTCGATCCGGACGTCGAGACGCGGTGA
- a CDS encoding DUF1127 domain-containing protein, with protein sequence MTVGIRKFAPLAFDISLKSASLKSISRLLVTVFDTLLDWQDRVRQRHRLGEMDDHLLRDIGLSRADLEREAAKPFWRA encoded by the coding sequence ATGACCGTCGGTATTCGCAAGTTCGCACCCCTTGCTTTCGACATCAGCCTGAAGAGCGCCAGCCTAAAGAGCATCAGCCGCCTTCTGGTGACCGTCTTCGATACCTTGCTGGACTGGCAGGACCGGGTTCGGCAGCGCCACCGCCTGGGCGAGATGGACGATCACCTGCTGCGCGACATCGGCCTGTCCCGTGCCGATCTGGAACGGGAAGCGGCCAAGCCGTTCTGGCGCGCCTGA
- a CDS encoding LysR family transcriptional regulator → MPPLTAIRAFEAAGRHGSFTGAAHELGVTPAAISHHVKMLESWLGVVLFRRFARGLELTGDGRRYLPRLTSALDEIASVTGDLISERVDRD, encoded by the coding sequence TTGCCGCCCCTCACCGCTATCAGGGCGTTCGAGGCGGCGGGGCGGCATGGCAGCTTCACGGGTGCCGCGCATGAATTGGGCGTGACCCCGGCGGCGATCAGCCATCATGTCAAGATGCTGGAAAGCTGGCTTGGCGTCGTCCTGTTCCGTCGGTTCGCCCGTGGCCTGGAACTGACCGGGGACGGGCGCCGCTACCTGCCGCGGCTGACCAGCGCGCTGGACGAGATCGCCTCGGTGACCGGCGACCTGATCAGCGAACGGGTCGACCGCGACTGA
- a CDS encoding cytochrome P450, with product MPERSQQQGTKPVFNPRDPDFIRDPYPAYRRLGRDGPIRWDAAGGYWLATGYELCASILKDRRFGRRYELVIEHRYGPGMMAETVFRRLGATMLMQEPPTHTRLRGLVSKAFTARRVERLRPGIRSMVAQMLDSIAPLGTMDVIRDFAQVLPVNVICDMLGIPTADRWRFRNTAAASTRMLDPVPMDRREIDEANTMFDEQFAYFTDLFALRRRDPADDLITALLHVEDEAGGLTHDELLANIWLLFVAGHETTRNLIGNGLLALHRHPGELARLRADASLLPTAVDELLRFDSPVQFVSRTAFEDVTMGEVRIAKDQVVLCLLGAANRDPVMFADPDRLDVGRPDVRPLSFGGGIHYCLGAQLTLIEGQEAFAGLIGRLPGLRLDDIDAPAWQPNFTIRGLARMGARW from the coding sequence ATGCCCGAACGATCGCAGCAGCAAGGCACGAAGCCGGTATTCAACCCGCGGGATCCGGACTTCATCCGGGATCCCTATCCGGCATACCGCCGCCTCGGAAGGGACGGTCCGATCCGCTGGGACGCCGCCGGCGGATACTGGCTGGCGACTGGCTACGAGCTTTGCGCCTCCATACTGAAGGACAGGCGGTTCGGCCGCCGGTACGAGCTGGTGATCGAGCACCGCTACGGTCCCGGGATGATGGCGGAAACAGTGTTCCGCAGGCTGGGCGCCACCATGCTCATGCAGGAACCGCCGACGCACACCCGGCTCCGCGGCCTCGTCAGCAAGGCTTTCACCGCCAGGCGCGTCGAACGGCTCCGGCCCGGGATCCGGTCGATGGTGGCGCAAATGCTGGACAGCATCGCACCCTTGGGGACCATGGACGTCATCCGCGACTTCGCCCAGGTACTGCCGGTGAACGTCATCTGCGACATGCTTGGCATCCCGACCGCCGACCGGTGGCGCTTCAGGAACACGGCCGCCGCCAGCACCAGGATGCTCGACCCTGTTCCCATGGACCGGAGGGAGATCGACGAGGCCAACACCATGTTCGATGAACAGTTCGCCTATTTCACCGACCTGTTCGCCCTCCGCCGGCGCGATCCCGCCGACGACCTGATCACCGCGCTCCTGCATGTGGAAGACGAAGCCGGCGGGCTGACGCACGACGAACTGCTGGCCAACATATGGCTCCTGTTCGTCGCCGGACACGAGACGACACGGAACCTCATCGGTAACGGCCTGCTGGCGCTCCATCGCCACCCGGGAGAACTCGCCCGGCTGCGAGCCGACGCCAGTCTCCTTCCCACGGCGGTCGACGAGCTGCTTCGCTTCGATTCCCCGGTCCAGTTCGTCAGCCGGACCGCCTTCGAGGACGTGACGATGGGCGAGGTGCGGATCGCCAAGGATCAGGTGGTTCTCTGCCTGCTGGGAGCCGCGAACCGCGACCCCGTGATGTTCGCCGACCCCGACAGGCTCGATGTCGGCCGGCCCGACGTCAGGCCCCTGTCGTTCGGCGGCGGCATCCATTACTGCCTCGGCGCCCAGCTGACCCTGATCGAGGGGCAGGAAGCCTTCGCGGGATTGATCGGCCGGCTGCCCGGCCTGCGGCTGGACGATATCGACGCCCCGGCCTGGCAGCCGAACTTCACCATCCGCGGATTGGCTAGGATGGGAGCGAGGTGGTGA
- a CDS encoding CaiB/BaiF CoA transferase family protein, which yields MTSTTRPAPSGPLAGLKVFDMSRVLAGPSATQVLGDLGADVVKVERPGQGDDTRKWGPPYVCDADGNDTTESAYYLSANRNKRSITLDFTKPEGQALARRMIARSDILLENYKVGTLSRYNLGYEQLKDEFPGLIYCSVTGFGQTGPYAPRAGYDFLVQAMGGIMSVTGEPDGDPQKLGVGIADLMTGMYGLVAILAALHHRTRTGKGQHIDMALLDTQVAWLSYAGQYYLTSGETPPRMGNAHPTIVPYEAFPASDGYIILGVGNDGQYAKFCQFAGHPELATDPRFATNELRVRNRHDLIPTLRQVISTRPRDHWLKGLEPLGVPCSPINRIDQVFDDPQVKARGMEIALPHPLAPEPVHLLASPMRFSDTPVDYRHAPPTLGQHTDEVFGDWLGLDEAEVRRMREAGII from the coding sequence ATGACATCGACCACCCGTCCCGCCCCCTCCGGTCCGCTCGCCGGGCTGAAGGTCTTCGACATGAGCCGCGTCCTGGCGGGTCCCAGCGCCACCCAGGTGCTGGGCGACCTGGGCGCCGACGTGGTCAAGGTGGAGCGGCCCGGCCAGGGCGACGACACGCGGAAATGGGGACCTCCCTATGTGTGCGACGCCGACGGCAACGACACGACGGAGAGCGCCTATTACCTGTCGGCCAACCGCAACAAGCGGTCGATCACACTCGACTTCACCAAGCCGGAGGGGCAGGCCCTGGCCCGCCGCATGATCGCCCGAAGCGACATCCTGCTGGAGAACTACAAGGTCGGGACGCTGAGCCGGTACAATCTCGGCTACGAGCAACTGAAGGACGAGTTTCCGGGACTGATCTACTGCTCGGTCACCGGGTTCGGTCAGACCGGCCCCTATGCGCCCCGGGCGGGCTACGATTTCCTGGTCCAGGCCATGGGCGGGATCATGAGCGTGACCGGCGAGCCGGACGGCGACCCGCAGAAGCTGGGCGTCGGCATCGCGGACCTGATGACCGGGATGTACGGCCTCGTCGCCATCCTGGCGGCGCTGCACCACCGCACCCGGACCGGCAAGGGACAGCATATCGACATGGCGCTGCTGGACACCCAGGTCGCCTGGCTGTCCTATGCCGGCCAGTATTACCTGACCAGCGGCGAGACGCCGCCGCGGATGGGCAACGCGCACCCGACGATCGTTCCCTACGAAGCCTTCCCGGCTTCCGACGGCTACATCATCCTGGGTGTCGGCAACGACGGCCAGTATGCGAAGTTCTGCCAGTTCGCCGGCCATCCGGAACTGGCGACCGACCCGCGCTTCGCCACCAACGAGCTGCGGGTGCGCAACCGGCACGACCTGATCCCGACCCTGCGCCAAGTGATCTCGACCAGGCCACGGGACCACTGGCTGAAGGGCCTGGAGCCCCTGGGCGTCCCGTGCAGCCCGATCAACCGGATCGACCAGGTGTTCGACGATCCGCAGGTGAAGGCCCGGGGCATGGAGATCGCCCTGCCCCATCCGCTGGCTCCCGAGCCGGTCCACCTGCTCGCCAGCCCGATGCGGTTCTCCGACACGCCGGTCGATTACCGCCACGCTCCGCCGACGCTGGGCCAGCACACCGACGAGGTGTTCGGCGACTGGCTCGGGCTGGACGAGGCCGAGGTCCGGCGGATGCGGGAAGCCGGCATCATCTGA